The stretch of DNA TTGCTGAGTGAAATGACCGAAAGAGAAGCAAGtagagagagaagtgagagtaagaaagaaaagcaattaaatgtgtttgaataaattaattaaaatgatttgcttttacttccctttgGTTGAGTAGCGTGTAGCATTGATGATCAACATCATGTCaatcacactttctctctcatTGTTCCAAGGTCTGCAATAATtccaattaataaaatttggattccactaaagAGTAAAAGTGATATCCGTTGGAGCATGCAGTAACATGATCAAAGGAATGGGTTTCATTTGTTAAAAGGATAAAGCAATATTGTGCCCCATCTCTCaattttgagaagaattaaaggagagagataattttatgaagaaaaaaaattatataaggactagtttgactaatttttaaaatttaagggatgaaaatgacttacgtttgaactttcaaggactattttgactAATAGAAAACTTTTTTATGTCAAGTAACACGTgacatgccacgtgtcactgaccTGTCACGTGGCGTGCCACGTGTCACTGTTCTGCCACGTGGCGTGTCACGTCATCATGCCACATGGCACTTAACGTGACACGTCATCATTCAATTGAcggaaggactaatttgactaacagtttatctttcagggactaatttgattaagaaAATCATTCAGGGACGAAAATGAATATCGCGTGATCTTTGAGGGACGAATTTGAGCATtaaccccttcttcttctttcctttttcttttgcagaaacactctctttctcttatttttttttattttataatttttttgttatggatAATTTGGTccacaattttaatatttaagtaaaaaggacgattttaaaatttggttttaaatctaatgaaaaaaattacgACCTATActttaaagactaaaattgtatttaaccaaaaaaaataaaaaataatttgtatctTTTATTACTGTCtttgtatctttttttataagatagacacaaaatacactaattttatctttttaaatatattaaacataattttatatctCTATATTTCTCTTTCAGTATCCCATATTtataaacaaacgcagcctatataatttttttttcccttcctcCAACATGTAAATAGTGAAGGATTTATTTGTCAGTAAAAAGATATAATGCATCAGGAGCGTGGGCTAAAAGGGGGAAAGGCAGAAACGATCAAACGAAGAATGAAAAACTGTTCCTCGGGTTTACCACCATCGCGTGCTCCACTCCACCACTCTCAGCCAACAAGCACTAAACAAACCAAACGaaacaaatcaaaacaaacCCCTTCCCCCAGCACCACCGCCACACCAATCCCCCTACGACGTCGTTTCTTCTTCCCCAAATACTCATAAAAAACACACACTCACACAGCCAAACACGGTCTTCCTTGAATGGGCAATTGCGGCACCAGAGAAGAATCCGCAGTAGTTTCCAATGCTCAAGGTCCTTTCTCAGATCTACTCTTAATTCCTAACCCAATTCATTATCCCTCACATGCACACACTTAATcttaattttacataattaaccCTCTCTCTAATTAACCGTACCTTCTGTTTTTCAGTTCAGCAGCTCCAGGCGTCGTCCTTGAGCTCCAGGAACGCCGGCGCCGGCGCCGGTGACAGGAAGCACAGCCGCTCGGTGTCGGATCTGAGCGAGTCTTGCTCCACGCCGCGCCACTACAACATCGAAGACGTGAGGAACAACACGCTGCTCTACACGCACGTGATCGCGTTCACGCTCTACGAGCTTGAGACGATCACCAAGAGTTTTCGCTCCGATTATATTCTCGGAGAGGGAGGGTTTGGGACTGTGTATAAGGGGTACATTGATGAGAATGTGAGGGTTGGGCTCAAGTCGCTGCCCGTAGCGGTTAAGGTTTTGAACAAGGAAGGGCTTCAGGGACACCGAGAATGGCTTGTATGTTTGCCAATTGCAATTGCATTGTGTTATATTGAATTGCATTGTAGTGTATTTcttgttaaatttgtttaatgTAGTTGTTAGTTAATTAGGGTTGGTTTGATTCACTTGCTGATCATGGCTTAATGTTTGATTCCGTATGTTGCTCTATAAGTGCTCATTGACTTTGGATTGGGGTGAAGGAATGTGAGCCATTACATAAACCTAAATCATTGTGAACTGAGAAACTTGTTGTTTGGGGTTATTTGTTGTTCTTTACTTTTTATGGTAATTGTTTTTGTGTTGGTTGTTTGATTGATGACTTGGTTGTTGATGTTGTGGTGGTGTTGTTGCAGACGGAAGTGAATTTTCTAGGGCAGCTTAGGCATCCTAATCTGGTGAAGTTGATAGGGTACTGCTGTGAGGATGACCACAGGCTGCTTGTGTACGAGTTCATGTTTCGAGGAAGTCTGGAAAATCACCTATTCCGAAGTATGCAAACTTCTTCTCTAATCCCTTTGGATTTGATGTTCTTGTAGTTGAGTAAGGAAAATATAGTAAGAGGAAGACCAATCCAATTAGAAGATAGTGTGGAATTTTTGCCTTTAGACGAATTTTATTATACTTCATGATGAATTTAAGCCATTGAGCATATTACTCTCAAAATGCATAAAATACAAAGTGGATATTCTGCTACACTTTGGGGCAGGTCAAAGTCATTTTAGATTCCAAGATATGCATTGGGACCCACACATGCTGTAGACTGGTTATACATGCTGGCTTTGGGGAGCTATACATTGTTTCTAATTTAAGTATTAAGACTTGCCTAATGTGTTTCTAGTCTAGAAATGATAGTTTTTGGGAACTTCATGTTGTGTCTGCCATTTGGTATGGCTTTGAGATGTCATGTGAGTTATATCTTGTTCCCATTGTTTGTTGGATTATCTTGATGCTTGCTAGGGTAGTTTTGAGACAGTATAGAAGTTGTATGTATACTCTGAGGAACTTCATTTTTGCTTCCTGTTTCATACTTTATAAACTTGCATTTTTAATCTGTATTTAAACTTGTGATTATATTAGAATAGCATTTCTCTCTGCTTTGGctggtttttatgaaaatctTTTGATTCACTATACAACAAAAGACAAGACTACTTGAGTTTTTCTAAATCTTGCTTCATTAGTAGTTGTGATTTGTGAAGAAAAGAATTCTACTTatacttaaataataaatagtttATTTGCTAAAACTATTCCAAGTTCCTTGTGTGTTTTTCCAACTCAATTTGATATGACCTTTCCTGAGGCTTCCAGAGGCAACTATCCCTTTACCATGGGCTACAAGAATGATGATTGCTCTAGGAGCTGCCAAAGGGCTTGCCTTTCTGCACAATGCTGAAAGGCCAGTAATCTACCGTGACTTTAAAACGTCTAATATATTATTGGACTCTGTAAGTTTCTATTGTTTTAACTTGATTAATGTTTCTACTACGGCCGTGCATTAATGGATTTTTCCTTCACTTGGTCTTATCAATAACTACAGGACTATACGGCCAAGCTTTCTGATTTTGGTCTAGCAAAAGCAGGACCACAAGGGGATGAAACCCATGTATCTACCCGAGTCATGGGTACATATGGTTATGCTGCCCCCGAATATGTAATGACTGGTATGATCTCAATTTTGCAAACATGCTCAATTTGCAAGTAATCCATTTGTTTAAGCTCGAACATTTAGAAGTATATCAGCTCACATGTGATGCGAGAGTTAGCTAGGCTGGTGTACTGTGGGTTGGGTAAAAGACAGTTAAATGCTGGTCCCCTTTTTCAGGACATGGCCTTAGGTATATAGCAAATTAATATGCAACTCTTACTATCTTTCTTGGGCTTAGCGGCTTAACCGATAGGAACATGTCCGTTTATCCGGGGATTAGATATAAAACGGTTCCTGTTTCTGGTCTCCTGGAATTCATGTTTTTATCTTTGCATGTCATTATTGGTTCAGTACGTACAATCTTGAAATACCCCAATTGTTATCATGGCTAGAAAACAATTTATATTATCATCTTTAATTTAACTCAAATtattttttcctattttatttttgtcgtTTACTACAGCAGGTTCTAATATACTACTGTCGCCCACAGTTCAAACTGGTTGTGATGGCTTGCATGTAGACATTGAGCATGtttcataaatcataatatACTTCTGAGCTTAATACAAGTTGAGCATTCTTGCATATGTTTGTGTGGATACAGTTCTAATAAGGCATATTTGAAAATTGTCAGGCCACTTGACAGCTAGGAGTGATGTGTATAGCTTTGGGGTTGTTCTTTTGGAGCTTTTGACGGGAAGGAAATCTGTTGACAAGACAAGACCTGGGAAGGAACAGAGCTTAGTAGATTGGGCACGGCCAAAGCTTAATGACAAGCGCAAACTCCTGCAAATAATTGATCCTAGATTGGAAAACCAATATTCAGTGAGAGCTGCACAGAAAGCATGTAGCTTGGCATACTATTGTTTGAGTCAAAATCCGAAAGCCAGACCACTAATGAGCGATGTGGTCGAGACATTGGAGCCCTTACAAAGTTCAAGTATAGGTGCCGGTGAAGTTTCATTAACCGGCTCAAATAGTGTAAGCACAGGGCACTTTCCGATGACCAAAATCTCCGACTACCGAATGCGTCCCAAGTTCTCAAACAATGTTGGTCCTGGTGCTGCTTGCCGGTCTCCTAACCCTAGCTGCTCGCCGGGTGCTGCAGCAGCATGCCGGGTAAGATAATCGCGTGCAATGTATCCCTTATTTGGTGTGCTTCTCAAATCTCCCCTTAATCTCGAGTTATTGATTGCCAAAAGTGTGGGTGGCTTCCATGTATTTATTGCTGCTTTGTACATGGTGTATGGTGATAAGAAGCCATGGTAGATAAATTTATCAATGGTTGGTCTTCTGTTCATCTCGATGCAAGTTATTGTGTGGAAAAATGTATGTATTTATAATCATCGAGGCATCAGAACTACTAATATAACTGGTTGCTCACAGCCTCATGTACATGGAGAGGTTGGAACTTAAGCAAGCAAGCTACCTGGTGAGAGATTATTAGGTAGATTGGCTGTAAGATAATCTTATCACATCTAACATGCCTCTACTGCAACCTCAGTTAGTTTGACTGCACTCTCCTGTTCTGCTTTTTTTTCAAgtggcttttttttttgttgaagagggaaaaaaaaaataaagaccaAGGTCATTTTCAAGCTTGCAAGGTTGTTTAGTTATGGCTGTCTTGCAAGAAATGTTAGCTTCTGCATTTGACAGCATCAATGTATATTTTACAATGTAAAAAGTATAAGTGTTGGTGCTGTGTTTGGGAAGTAGTTTTAAAATGTTTGagcatttttcttattatttctaCAAATATTTCACAAATACCTCGGCTgtgaaattttcaaatttttgccATCAGAACATGTGTAAATAACCGATTTTTCTTCGAGTTAAATGCTACTATATAGCAACGCTGGTTTATCATACTTAATTTTCATTATAACATATATAAGGAAGATCTTTCATGCTTGCTAAAACGAGTTCAATGTATTATATTATAACTACAGTTGTCCAATGTAATGTAACATAAATATTATGGTATATAGAATTTCATCACAATGCGAGTATTAAAATCATAAAGCTCAACATAAAACAGGTAAAATGATAGACGGaccttaatttttattttatttttttctgatGATTATTCAATAGAAATGGAAATGAACTATAATTCCAATATATCTTGTTCAATGAATATATCTTTACTAATTTatcaaacaagaacaaaaggaatTCGACCAAAGACGATCAATCCTCATAAAATTCACATACAGCAATAATACAAATGTAACATGTTATTAAAAAATCTAGGCGATAAATATAGATAAGAGaccaaaaaccaaaataaagtgAAAATGATAGCTTTGCTCAGCTTGAATCATAAAGTTGGATCGTTTTTCCAAACTAATTCAGCCAAGCCATGGTTTACTTAACCATGAATTTATTCGGAGATAATATTCATGGTTAATTAGAAACATATCACTGGCTAAATCAGTTTAGCAAATGATTAATCATATGCAGAGACCGCAATGTCCAATTATGGTCCAAACTGAACGATAGTACAGAACTATCATTTCATTTTACTAACAGAGAGAGAATAAAATCAGGCCTAAAAATTTACTAAGCTGCCATGTCTAATGCCGAGAACAATAGAAATCATTCAGTCTCCATGGACATGAGTCTTACTCTCGTAGTATCTCTTCTCACTCTCCCCCTTCTTTTCATTCCGTTTCTGAatcaaagataaaataaaataaagcggGTCAAAATAACTGAGAGCGCATTAGATAGGAAATCATGGCCAAAGGAACAAGAAAAGTTCAAAGAAAACCAGCTAACCATAACAGACATTCCACTGGATAATTTTCTTCCTATTCTTTGTATATTATGTCCTCTCATCCAAGGGTTGAGTTTAGAATGTCCACTTTTATGTTCAAATAAATTGTTTTCTTGAACCAATCAAGGATCTAACACTAGCTTCTTTTATTGGATAAAACCCACCAGTTCATCAGGGTTTATTACTAGGAATCCAAAGAATTCAGCTCAACTCATAGAAATCCAAAAAGGTTTAAGTATCTCAAAGGCTAATTTTTGCATTCTTATGGTTCGAACACAAAACACCCGATTTACTGGTCAAAACATCTAGCCATTTCAACGAACCCTATGTCGGTGATCTAGTCATTAACTAATTCACATTttccttactttcttttttataaaaagctAATTCACTATACTTATCATTGACTATTTATAAATATGCTAACATTTGAAcaagaattgaaaagaaaagaaatgtgatAATGATGATGCGCAATCAGACCTGGAATGCCTCGTGATTTGATACAATCCTTCTAATTATTGTAGTGGTTGTTATCCCTAAAGGACTAACCAAGACTCTGAAGATGCCCATGCTAATGGGAACAGCATATGGGTTGGATTCTTCCTGTACAAGAATCAATTTCACAGGAGTTAAGGAAAGTCGTGCTGCAGAAGAAGTATTAGTGCCTGTAATAAATATTGTAAATCCATTTGCAGAAGAAAAAATTACCTTCTGAAAATCATCGTTTTCCGCAATGGTTCCATGGACAACTAATGAGATGTTAAATGTTGTGATCTGCACTCAAGATTTGAGGAGTGTCACGCCAATCCAAGAATGCATAAATACTTAAAAAGCAAAACAAGAAACAGAATATATTATTGGAATATATACAAACAGAAACAAGCTAGAAATTATCACTAAATCTTGCTAGCATGCTTTTCAAATAGGAGAAAGACCAAGCTTAAGCTGGTCTCGACATTGTCACAAAGCCGCTATTATGTTACGAGTTTTGATCTATGATGACATCACATCAAAGCCTACATCATATCAAAGACCCTGAGCAATTACTTAGGAGTTTGATCCTTGATATATCCATTAATCATTACTAAATAGAGTTTTCAGCATGTGGTAAAGTGGATGCATGTATTATCCATAACTCAAGTGAATATCGTGACAGGGAGTttgacaaatatatatataaagctcCAGGTCTCCACCTTATCTCCTAATCTTCTTGGAGAATTACTCTAACAGTAACCGAAATAATGTCACAAAGGCTAGGCTCAGGTATATATCTAGACCATAATATCATTATGATATAACTCACCCTCCTACAAACACAATACTTGCACATGGCAATTGTGCAAAGTAGAAAGATTTAGAGAGTAAAAAACCATAGACAAGCGTACATAGCATCCCAAGCTCGCTCTCCCACATCCATTTTTACCGATGAATTGGGCATGGCTTGTTCAGTGAAATCTTCATTAGTCACTAGTATTGGTTAGCATAATGGCAAAATTAGAACATACTTTTACCACCTCATGGCTCAAGAACGGTTATTGCAGCAGGAAAGAAAGATCACAGCATGCAAAGTCAATAATAAGAATGAATTAACTAAACTAATACTAACCATATCCCTGGACACCTCCCACGGCGCACCGATTATAACTTCATCCACATAGCGGCATGCTAAAACACTTAAACTTCTTTCATGGAGATTCATGATAGGACGATGTGGTCCTCTAGTTTCACTATAAAACCAGTGTggaaaaaagttaataaaaaagtatGTAAAACAATAAACATTAGTAGTATAAACATCAATGAGAATAGATACTTGGATTGTTTTATGTTGAATACATATTTATAGCTTTTTATTTGATGCAAAATAATGCTACTATAGGAATAGTTTATCTttaggaaataaaataaaactgggGAATAAAATTTATGAATGACAACAACCTGACTGTCTGATCAGTGTGTATTCCAACAAGAAGAAAATCTCCTAGTTCCCGAGCCAGCTTCAAGATCTATCAAACATAAAAGTGCAATGTCAAGCTGAAAAATCACACATTAACTTTGACACAGGCAGGTAACTGGAACAATATGAATGAATAACTTTCTAATAGATACATAACCATTCATGTACCTCTTATCTAATAGTTTAAGCTTTTGGGAAAGTGGTCTCATGACACTTTTCTGGAATAAATAGTACAACTCTTAAATGCATCACAAtcatgtaaaaaagaaaaaaggcacACAAATGAAAAGTATGTCATTGTTAAACACTCACTCATAAACCCCATGAAAAGCTAAAGGCCTATTTAGTTTGGGAAAACATTTCTCTTTTCATTTCTCaggttttttattttcagaatttcgtgaagaaaaaatggaaatagaaatggaaatgttttattgtttattctaCCTATTTATTTATACCAGTAAATGGTGCAGATGCAGGCCATACCAAATTTAGTCTGTAAAATGCATTAAGGAGGCAACCGGAAAAGGACATTTTGATTTTCTTAGAAGCCAATGGCATCAATTAATCCATATAGCTGACTCTGACTAGTGGTATATTCTAGTAGTTGGTAGTAGTGCGGTGGTAGCTACAATTATATATGGCCACAAAAGCAAGCACACAACAAAAAGGGTATCATATCAGTGTCAAAacattttaatattgattgcAGCAGATAATAGTTTAGTAAAGGCAACAAAATATtcgattgaaaataaaaaaaaaaaaaccctaaaacaggAAATTAAGCTACCTTCCACTCCATTGTTCTGACATAACATTTAACAGTGCATTGGTAAGCAATTATGTTGAGAAGGTAATATAAAGTTATAAACAATACCTCAACATGACCAGCATGAAAGAGATCAAAGGCTCCATCAATATATACAATGCGTGCATCAGGTCCCGGGCCCTGGTATAATAATCATGAATCAATATTACTGAAGCATGATGTAGATAAAAGACAGCTTGTCAAAATTATTTCAATACGGGGAAATACATCATATTAGAAATGGAGAGAAAACCTAATAGTGAAGGTTCAATCATAGCAGTAGATACATTTAAGAAATTGATCTTAGATTTTAAGCGCCTTGAATATGTTTCTGCTATCACCAGGTTCAAAATTATATCCTGCCCAATCTGCCATAATCCAAATTCTGTCTGACACAGGTATACCTAATTTCAATCCTGTGTCATTCCTTAATCCCTTTGCTACCTAATTAACAGCCAATTGGGACATACATTCGCCACTAACTTAATTCACAATAACCAGCTTGAATTacattgttaaaaatttttccCCCCAAGGGTTTATCCAGTTGGTTGATTTCCTAACAGAAACAATTTCCTGCTCTTCCAAAACTTAGGTCTATTAAACAAGTGTAACGACACAAGCTAAATTAAATCCTCAAAAGTGATCAATTGAGCAGGAAACTAGCAAAGAATAATGAATTAGTTGACAGGTAAATTCTCAAACGCGTATTACGCGTACGGTTTCTTGCTTCAAACCGTGATTGGGGTTTACAAACAAAAAGGAAACATCCTCTCATGcttataaagtataaactaacACCATGGGTTCAAAAATATGTGATTCAAGATTCAGAAAGTCTAAACAATTGGGAAATGACAGAGAGAAGGGGTAATGAAGTTGAAAATAAGCATATAAGTAGTCAAAAATCGGAATTGAAATTAAATGTACATACCCTTCCATTTGAGAACTGAACAATTCTACGAGATGTAGGCATAAATTGAGAAATACGAGTTCCACGATCTTCAAATTTGTGACTATGACCATGGCTGAACTGTCTTTGTAAAGAAGAGTGGTTAGGGTTGTCACTGGCAGACCTTTCTCT from Arachis duranensis cultivar V14167 chromosome 4, aradu.V14167.gnm2.J7QH, whole genome shotgun sequence encodes:
- the LOC107485419 gene encoding probable serine/threonine-protein kinase PBL8 translates to MGNCGTREESAVVSNAQVQQLQASSLSSRNAGAGAGDRKHSRSVSDLSESCSTPRHYNIEDVRNNTLLYTHVIAFTLYELETITKSFRSDYILGEGGFGTVYKGYIDENVRVGLKSLPVAVKVLNKEGLQGHREWLTEVNFLGQLRHPNLVKLIGYCCEDDHRLLVYEFMFRGSLENHLFRKATIPLPWATRMMIALGAAKGLAFLHNAERPVIYRDFKTSNILLDSDYTAKLSDFGLAKAGPQGDETHVSTRVMGTYGYAAPEYVMTGHLTARSDVYSFGVVLLELLTGRKSVDKTRPGKEQSLVDWARPKLNDKRKLLQIIDPRLENQYSVRAAQKACSLAYYCLSQNPKARPLMSDVVETLEPLQSSSIGAGEVSLTGSNSVSTGHFPMTKISDYRMRPKFSNNVGPGAACRSPNPSCSPGAAAACRVR
- the LOC107485420 gene encoding ethanolamine-phosphate cytidylyltransferase; translated protein: MGSFEAVMMQKNATAKFIATVLVGGVIVGVSLYGLLQSSEGLQKNLEPLGLWKRRRKKKTIRVYMDGCFDMMHYGHCNALRQARALGDELVVGVVSDDEIIANKGPPVTPLEERMIMVNAVKWVDEVITDAPYAITEEFMKKLFNEYNIDYIIHGDDPCILPDGTDAYAHAKKAGRYKQIKRTEGVSSTDIVGRMLLCTRERSASDNPNHSSLQRQFSHGHSHKFEDRGTRISQFMPTSRRIVQFSNGRGPGPDARIVYIDGAFDLFHAGHVEILKLARELGDFLLVGIHTDQTVSETRGPHRPIMNLHERSLSVLACRYVDEVIIGAPWEVSRDMITTFNISLVVHGTIAENDDFQKEESNPYAVPISMGIFRVLVSPLGITTTTIIRRIVSNHEAFQKRNEKKGESEKRYYESKTHVHGD